One segment of Chiloscyllium plagiosum isolate BGI_BamShark_2017 chromosome 5, ASM401019v2, whole genome shotgun sequence DNA contains the following:
- the c5h8orf82 gene encoding UPF0598 protein C8orf82 homolog encodes MVIGRGVRDQRWACAMALPLASSGRRLLQQLPPRGAWGTVRRGPSNRYSYRQGQSPEPRIREYFYYIDHQGQLFLDDTKVKNFITCFKDKQFLVFFFKQLRKNSTGRYQEFPYVSLCGRERNFLRCDDLPVVFTHLIKGDGSEQELLSYCGGGDKLAVPFEPQRLFMPENGRVYHPAPERSGGVGLVKSSLAFELSPQFEYSDGGPDSGPPSHFHWNGQRYRLTNELSSIITGRKPA; translated from the exons atggtgataggtcggggggtcAGAGATCAGAGGTGGGCCTGCGCGATGGCGTTGCCTCTTGCCTCCTCCGGCCGCCGcctcctgcagcagcttcccCCCCGCGGGGCCTGGGGCACCGTCCGCCGCGGCCCCAGCAACCGCTACAGCTACAGGCAGGGCCAGAGCCCGGAGCCCAGGATCCGCGAGTATTTCTACTACAtcgaccatcagggccag TTGTTCCTTGATGACACCAAAGTGAAGAATTTCATCACCTGCTTTAAAG ATAAACAGTTCCTCGTTTTCTTCTTCAAGCAACTCAGGAAAAACTCCACCGGCCGGTACCAGGAGTTCCCCTACGTGTCACTGTGTGGCCGTGAGCGTAACTTCCTGCGCTGTGATGACCTTCCTGTCGTCTTCACCCACCTGATCAAAGGAGACGGCTCGGAGCAGGAGCTGCTGTCCTACTGCGGGGGTGGGGACAAGCTGGCTGTGCCCTTTGAACCCCAGCGGTTGTTCATGCCGGAGAATGGCCGCGTCTATCACCCGGCCCCGGAGAGGTCAGGTGGCGTGGGGCTGGTCAAATCCTCCCTGGCCTTTGAGCTCAGCCCCCAGTTTGAGTACAGTGACGGTGGACCTGACAGTGGCCCACCATCACATTTCCACTGGAACGGTCAGCGTTACAGACTGACCAACGAACTCTCCTCGATCATCACAGGTAGAAAACCAGCCTAG